The genome window CGTGCAAACAAAAACGAGACTTACATAACAAGCCTTCAGGATAGCCATAGCTGTCGACGGCATGCTGCATCCCCAGGAACAACTCCAGCCCGGTCCGAGGCTTCGCATGTGCGCTTCCTACTCAACGAGATACCAAAGTTGTTTGACTTGAGTCACAAGATCAAGGGACAAGATGTTGTGGATGCGGTCAAGCGGTATCATGGATATGACATATCCATAAGACAAGCGCACCGAGCGCTCACCAAATTACAACCAAGGCTACCACATCACCAGATTGAGGAACCACGGGATCGCGGTCTGAATGGGGATGACCAACCGGGGCCCCAAGTTCCTGCGACGCCGTCAGTCAATGGCTCAGTTTACAGTGCCATTTCCGAGCAAAGATGGATTTCCGACAATGTTCATCAGTCAGGATTCCTGGTAAAACGACCTGTCGAGCTGACAGCTGGCCCAAGTCACGAATCTCCACAACCAGCAGAGCTTGCTCGCGATGCTGTGCAGCCACAGATCCCTTCACAACGTCCACAGCCAGTGCATGGCTCATCCCAAGTACAACTTCCTTCCGGGGCACAACCACAGGAGCAGATTGCGCTCAATGATGGGCTGCGCACGTCTGATGAGCAACAGTCAGATTACATACTATCGGCACCTACAGTGCTGTCTGCACCACAACAGGGGCCGTCTCAATCACCCCAACAGCCACGCGGTAGTGGACATCCTTCTGCGCCACAGATGATCTTGACCAGTTTCAAGATCGAGTTTACCTGTACTGCTTGTGGAGCTTTGAATCAAAGCTTTATCCCATATCAGGGGAATATAACTGGTGGGGCGTACTTGCCTTCAAACAACGTAATCAACCATGGTCCTGTCGGCAGACCTACAAGTTCTTCAATGCACTCAGGTGCTAGCGGTGTTGAACGTGTGGCCCAGAATAATGAATATGTGGAAGCTCCTTCAGTCAACGCACGAGGCATACAGCCGTTATGGCAGCCGGGGAGTGTTCCTGTTTCAATTCCGCCCACACATACGTGACCATGTCTGAGGAAATCTACCAGACTGCTGAAAACCTAAAATTCTCTCAAAGATGATTCTCGGACCGTATTTCTGTCCGAGCGCCTACTCTACAGCTCCTTGAATCTGGACCTCAAAGTTGACACTCTGAACCTCGAATTTGTCAAGAACTTATGGCTTCTGCCGGCCAGACCGGAACTCAAGACAGAATCCATGCATCCTGCTTCCTGTATCTCAATGAAAGCCCTGTTGCATACGAGGGGTCATgaatgacgatggagatTTGCAGGCCTCGGTCCTGTGGAGACTCTGACGCGGTTACTCTGTTTCCGCGACATGACTTTGTTGCGAAAATCTCACAACTATACCTAAAAGGTGAGATAAGCCACCGTATATATGCATCATCACAAACATTCGCTTATGATTGAGACAACGGGCGTACACTTTGACGGAAAAATACTTGGTGTGCCGCGTGATGTACATAGATATAAGGCCCTCCGTTGTCGCAAAGCTTCAATAATGTGTCCGAGCTGTCTAATTGTGGCCGTGGACCAAATACAGAAATGTCTCCATCCACTGAGCAATGCCAAGCAGCTCTTCTAATTGAGACGCCCTACTCCATACGTTATTCGATTCATTTTTAGGCCCAAATCGCTCTGCGGAATTCGGCACTAATTCCATCGGACGTCCGAAGGAACTAACGGCAAATGCCGACAACAAGTCTCCACGTCCGTCCTCAGTGTGCACCAACAAACATTCAATCTATGATGCGGAATTGGTCCGGTCTGCCAATCTCCAGTCGATATGTACCTGAAATTGTCCTATTTTGACACCGACTATGACTCTGTCGGGAAAACTCCGACACTGATGGGGGATAACGGGCCCCTCTGCCTGAATTGGGCTGTGACTGTCATGAGAGGTCACTCTTGATCGACCGTCAATTGGACAGTGCGATGAAGAAATTTCATCTTTGTACATGCCAACTCACTGTTGAAATGGTATCACCGGTGGTTACTCCCTGTGCAAAGCGCCGAAATCGATGTACATATCTGACTTGTCCGCCATAAAGTGTTTGACCAAAATCCTGCTGCAAACTTGCGCTCGGTAGAAAACCTTTCTCAAGACGCAGCTTATGGTCTGGAGTACATTACCTACTTTCAATTGTCAATAGCGGAACGATTTATTGACACCACAAGCTAGGCCACAAAGGCGCCCAAACATGAGTCGACAGCAGGCGGCGGAAAAGGCCCTGCATGACCAGATGAACATCCTACCAATAGTACAGTTATTGGTAGTCTTCGCTGGTCTTGCTGTATCTCTCCTCATCACGTTTGTGGATCAAAATGGCATCAGCGTTACTCTTCCGACAATTGCCAAAGACCTCAATGCAGAAAATACCATTTCCTGGGCGGGTACCTCGTCGCTGATCGCAAATACAATGTTTAGTGTGCTTTACGGACGTCTCTCTGATATCTTTGGTCGGAAGATTGTTTACTTATCAGCACTCGCCCTGCTGTGCATCGCTGATTTGCTCTGTGGCCTCTCACAGAATGCGGCAATGTTTTACGTCTTTCGAGGCCTTGCTGGTATTGCAGGAGGTGGCGTCGGTTCGCTGACTATGATCATCGTATCTGATATTGTGACCCTTGAAAACAGAGGAAAGTATCAAGGGATCTTAGGAGCATCGCTGGGACTGGGTAATGTGATCGGCCCGTTTATTGCAGGAGCTTTCATCATGCATTCCACTTGGCGAGGGCTCTTTTGGCTCATATCTCCGCTCGCAGCATGCTCCATGGTCGTTGGCGTTTTTCTGATCCCGAATAACGCCTGTAAAGTTGGCGTGCGGGAGAACGTGAGCAAGATCGACTTTTACGGCATCATTGCCTCATCCATTGGGATCATCTTTTTGCTTATACCCATATCAGGTGGTGGCTCCTACTTCCAGTGGAATTCTGCAATGGTGATCAGTATGCTTGTTATTGGAGCGTGCTCATTGGTCGCGTTTGTCTTCATCGAGTGGAAAGTGGCCTCCCTGCCGATGCTTCCAGGTGCGTTACAACTCGTGCCGTTTGTTAATTCAAGAGGAGCTGACCTGTGGACAGTGGTATTCTTCAAGAACAAAGTCTTATGTGCTTTATTCTTACAGAGCTTTCTCCTTGGCGCTGTGTATCAATCGTATCTCTATTATCTGCCATTGTACTATCAAAACGCACGAGGGTGGTCTCCCATAGTTTCTGCCGCTATGACTGCTCCCATGGTCGGTTGCCAGGCACTTGCTTCCATTGCATCTGGGCAATATATTTCTCGAACCAAACGGTACGGAGAGGTGATATGGGCTGGTTTCGGCCTGTGGACTCTGTGAGTTTCCCTCGACACTAGAGACTTTTTCTAAGCGTGGATTTTAACCCGTCGGCTTCAATCATCTAGAGGTGCTGGTCTGATGCTGCTTTTCAATAGCCACACGCATCGCGCAGTGATCGTTGTCGTTGTCGCTATTACTGGTATCGGTATCGGATGGACTTTTCAGCCAACTCTGATCGCTTTTCAAGCCCATTGTACCAAGTCCCATCGAGCGGTAGTAATCTCAAATCGAAATTTCTTCCGTTGCCTCGGAGGTGCTTGTGGACTTGCCGTCTCCGCTGCTATCTTGCAAGCAACACTCCGATCAAACCTACCAAATGGATACCGGTACCTGGCTCACTCGACGTACTCTCTTCCCCCGCAGTCGGACATATCCGCTTCGGATTGGTCTCAGATACTTGATGCGTATGCAAAGGCTTCAAGGGGCGTCTTCATTTTACAAGTGCCTCTGATTGGATTGTGTTTCGCAGCTTGTCTCTTCATCCGCGACCGTGGCCTCGAACGGCCAAAGGAACcaggggaggaggagaaagaagaacgGAACACTGCACAACAGAAGTCAGATGACGAAGCACCTCCGAGTGAGCCTCCTGAGAAGTTCGACAAGGGTCCTAATCATGGAGCGGAGTGCAGGGGGAGTTGATAGGCCAACATGGCTGGGATGGGAGTATTCAAGGGTTGCATCATACAGTGCAGTGATCTTTAGATGGCTTTGACCTCAGCTTTAAGCTTTAATTGTTCTTAATAGCAGCATTAGGGGCGTTTGTTGAAATCCAGTTATCAGGTACCATTTTTAGCTGTACATAGAAATTTGACGAGATTGACTTCTCATCTTATGATTTGCGATCATTGAGCATATTCACACACTTAATAAGCATATCAACTATCATCCTTCTTCAAGCAACCAGTTGACTAGGAGAATGGACCCTACCCCGATCCGATCCAGCTACCACGTCTTGGCATCGTCCACAGTCTTTTGACGACTTCGTCAACTTGGCGAGCATCCACCTGACATCAAACTTAATCCAGATCCAGAGCTGTTATTCAGGCAGCATCAGAGAAGATGTCTATCTGCATAATCTGTGAAGATGGATATACCTCAGCAAGTATCAAACTCAGACGAGCCTTTCCCCTCAAAAGATCATAACCCCCGAAAGCGCGTAAGAACGTCGTGTACGCGGTGCAAAACTAGGAAGCAGAAGGTCAGCCGTTGTCTACTACGTTTGGTCTATCATCAAGCTGAGTGATATAGTGCGATAATGATTATCCGGCCTGTTCCAACTGCCGCAAAGCTGGGGCTTCGTGCGATAAATTGACAGTTCTTCGACAGGAGAGTGGTCAATCGAACGAGTGAGTCATTTGTTCCGATCACCATCTCTCTCTGACGATAATTATTCGGAGCACTAATCTCATAAAGCTATACACGCACGCTGGAAGAACGCATTGCTTATCTTGAATCCCAGCTGGAAGCGAGATCACTAGGCAACAAtgccagcagcaacaccgaTCATCCAGTTGCAGCACTTTTATCTCCTCAGAAGCACGAGGCCGTCCCTACGTCTGCTTCAAACTTGAACCACAACACCGTTGGGGAGCTTGTTGGCTTCCTTGCGCTCAACTCTGCAGAAGCCCCCGCCTATGTAGGCTCAAGCTCCGGGCTCTCACTGGCCGCCAACCTCAGCGAAATGGTTCAGGCAACTGTTTGGAACCAAGTTCTCGCGCCATCTCATATCCACCAGGTCTCTACAGGCGGTAGTAGTGGGTCTGCCACTGGTCAGGCGGTCACTTCCACAGGTCTGCCTCCTCAACCGTCCGGCGGGAGTCAGAATGCCCCTGACCATCCACGACCGCGGCGCATGGAGGACCTGCTGGTAAAAAGTACCGAACCGCCGAACGATGAGATGGGAACGCGGATTTTACGTGCGTATCTGACCAGACTGCATGTGCGCTATCCATTCCTTGATCGTGCGGAGTTGTGGAAGCTCCATGGAGCGCGATGGCGGTTGGCCAAAGCCAATCAGGAAGCGCTCACCAAGGCTGAGAGATTTGGTCTGTTTAAGTTGTACCTGGTGTACGCGATTGGGGCGACAACGATTCAGCTCAGCGAGAAATACACATACGTGCCTCCAGAGGTATGTCTACCGCAGCCTTTTTCTCTCGTCAAGGTTAGACTGACCTTGTTTAGCGGTACTACATCACTGCTCTACAGCAGGTTCCTTCTATGTGTGAAGTACGGTCCATCGAAAATATAGAGGCTATGGCTCTTCTGGTGGTATATCACCTTCGCTCAGCATCGAGCCATGGCCTCTGGTATATAATCGGGCTCGCCATGCGCACGGCCATTGATCTCGGCCTGCACAGGAAGGCAAACGAGATCAATCTGGACCCATGGACCGCGCAGATGCGGCGACGGCTTTTCTGGACAATCTACTACCTCGAGCGGGTCATCTCGATGTCTCTTGGTCGACCCTTTAGCATTGCAGACCGTCAGATTGATCTGCCCCTGCCGGTGGACGTGGATGACGACGTCCAAGACCCCGCTATACTGACCGCCCCTCCCCGGACAGACAGGATTACTTCCCTAACGTTCGCGATCTACTTGTTTGAGCTTCGTCGGATCGACTCGAGAATCCAGCACAAGATCTACCGCGCGGACAGGCCACTACATACGCTCCGCTCCAAGATGGACCGCCTCTTCATCGAGCTGGAAG of Aspergillus fumigatus Af293 chromosome 2, whole genome shotgun sequence contains these proteins:
- a CDS encoding putative MFS transporter, which gives rise to MSRQQAAEKALHDQMNILPIVQLLVVFAGLAVSLLITFVDQNGISVTLPTIAKDLNAENTISWAGTSSLIANTMFSVLYGRLSDIFGRKIVYLSALALLCIADLLCGLSQNAAMFYVFRGLAGIAGGGVGSLTMIIVSDIVTLENRGKYQGILGASLGLGNVIGPFIAGAFIMHSTWRGLFWLISPLAACSMVVGVFLIPNNACKVGVRENVSKIDFYGIIASSIGIIFLLIPISGGGSYFQWNSAMVISMLVIGACSLVAFVFIEWKVASLPMLPVVFFKNKVLCALFLQSFLLGAVYQSYLYYLPLYYQNARGWSPIVSAAMTAPMVGCQALASIASGQYISRTKRYGEVIWAGFGLWTLGAGLMLLFNSHTHRAVIVVVVAITGIGIGWTFQPTLIAFQAHCTKSHRAVVISNRNFFRCLGGACGLAVSAAILQATLRSNLPNGYRYLAHSTYSLPPQSDISASDWSQILDAYAKASRGVFILQVPLIGLCFAACLFIRDRGLERPKEPGEEEKEERNTAQQKSDDEAPPSEPPEKFDKGPNHGAECRGS
- a CDS encoding putative C6 transcription factor, which produces MDIPQQVSNSDEPFPSKDHNPRKRVRTSCTRCKTRKQKCDNDYPACSNCRKAGASCDKLTVLRQESGQSNDYTRTLEERIAYLESQLEARSLGNNASSNTDHPVAALLSPQKHEAVPTSASNLNHNTVGELVGFLALNSAEAPAYVGSSSGLSLAANLSEMVQATVWNQVLAPSHIHQVSTGGSSGSATGQAVTSTGLPPQPSGGSQNAPDHPRPRRMEDLLVKSTEPPNDEMGTRILRAYLTRLHVRYPFLDRAELWKLHGARWRLAKANQEALTKAERFGLFKLYLVYAIGATTIQLSEKYTYVPPERYYITALQQVPSMCEVRSIENIEAMALLVVYHLRSASSHGLWYIIGLAMRTAIDLGLHRKANEINLDPWTAQMRRRLFWTIYYLERVISMSLGRPFSIADRQIDLPLPVDVDDDVQDPAILTAPPRTDRITSLTFAIYLFELRRIDSRIQHKIYRADRPLHTLRSKMDRLFIELEEWKRSALQRFSGSDLDYPMLHYNRALRLLIQPFLPSLPLSDPYYHICLRAAGDICQTHKRLHQTLEYGHSFLAVQTVFMAGITLLYALWTHTDQVWSVQMSNDIRACSTVLFVMGERATWVKKYRDAFEMLANAAMEKLEGNSEAAKKVGMAELMTAQHGGANPNLRSTTPGTFTEYPATNPNTAGPANAPDQDHGVRMAFQLAPWIDLEEDCPFWMPDFETLEGFSGSIWGGDTIAPFDPH